The following proteins are co-located in the Palaemon carinicauda isolate YSFRI2023 chromosome 3, ASM3689809v2, whole genome shotgun sequence genome:
- the LOC137631701 gene encoding zinc finger BED domain-containing protein 5-like codes for MDKFVIKKRRQEVSDEGEERDISGIMSEKDLAIPTTSKSTSKKPRFYFEGLLSEQKQQSAMLSKKVKVADKAQEASYLVAELVVKSMKPHTIAETLILPACSAIVKIMFGSEAEKEVRKIPVSDSTISRRIHDMSADIEETVCTSVKAIEMFALQVDESTDIGGMAQLLVFVHDVKIVKQFFCCKELKETTTGNDIFTTLSEYLKSVGLTWQSCVGICTDGAPAMIGLIKGFVSLVERKQQCDNNTLLSSS; via the exons ATGGATAAGTTTGTCATTAAGAAGAGAAGGCAAGAAGTTAGTGATGAGGGTGAAGAAAGGGACATTAGTGGGATTATGAGCGAAAAGGATTTGGCCATTCCAACAACCAGTAAATCAACTtcaaaaaag CCTCGGTTCTACTTTGAAGGACTTTTAAGTGAGCAAAAACAACAGAGTGCGATGCTTTCTAAGAAAGTCAAAGTTGCTGATAAAGCACAAGAGGCCAGTTACTTAGTTGCAGAGTTAGTTGTTAAAAGCATGAAACCTCATACAATAGCAGAGACTCTGATTCTACCTGCATGTAGTGCCATAGTAAAAATAATGTTTGGAAGTGAAgcagaaaaagaagtgaggaaaattccCGTTTCGGATAGTACCATTAGCAGACGAATTCATGATATGTCAGCAGACATAGAGGAAACTGTATGTACATCTGTGAAGGCAATTGAAATGTTTGCACTTCAGGTAGATGAGTCCACAGACATTGGAGGTATGGCTCAATTACTGGTATTCGTTCATGATGTTAAAATAGTAAAGCAATTCTTTTGTTGTAAAGAACTTAAGGAAACTACAACAGGCAATGATATTTTCACTACTTTAAGTGAGTACTTAAAATCAGTTGGTTTGACCTGGCAATCGTGTGTTGGGATTTGTACAGATGGGGCACCTGCCATGATTGGTTTAATTAAAGGATTTGTGTCATTAGTGGAGAGAAAACAGCAGTGTGATAACAACACATTGCTTTCTTCATCGTGA